The following proteins come from a genomic window of Chryseobacterium glaciei:
- a CDS encoding 5-fold beta-flower protein gives MKKTLFICFLLFNLSVLSAQTIESGSHSTAGYIKSDGTIENKSHSTVGYIKSDGTIENKSHSTIGRIKSDGTIENKSGSTVGYVKKDGTVESSSHSTIGYIKDNGTVESGSHSTIGYASGIKKEWAAVAFFFFKMD, from the coding sequence ATGAAAAAAACACTATTTATTTGTTTCCTTCTGTTCAATCTTTCCGTTTTAAGTGCACAAACCATTGAATCTGGTAGTCATAGTACTGCAGGTTACATCAAAAGTGATGGCACAATCGAAAATAAAAGTCATTCAACGGTAGGTTACATCAAAAGCGATGGCACTATTGAAAATAAAAGTCACAGCACTATTGGCCGAATCAAAAGTGATGGAACAATAGAAAACAAAAGTGGTTCTACTGTGGGATATGTAAAAAAAGACGGAACGGTAGAAAGCAGCAGCCATTCAACGATTGGTTATATTAAAGACAATGGAACGGTAGAAAGCGGTAGTCATAGCACTATTGGTTATGCGAGTGGAATTAAAAAAGAATGGGCAGCAGTGGCTTTTTTCTTCTTTAAAATGGATTAA
- a CDS encoding lysozyme, with protein MKTSQKGINLILSFEGFSSKPYLDSAGIPTIGYGNTYYPGGKKVTLKDPSISREKGAELFSSVLPTYEKIVNNKIKVTLTQNQFDALVSHTYNTGGSDTLFSLINKKADPETIKGWFTSRYITAGGKVLNGLIRRRKAEADLFFGK; from the coding sequence ATGAAAACATCACAAAAAGGAATCAATCTGATTTTATCATTTGAAGGCTTCAGCTCCAAACCTTACCTAGATTCTGCCGGAATCCCGACAATTGGCTATGGAAATACTTATTATCCCGGAGGTAAAAAAGTAACCTTGAAAGATCCTTCAATCAGTAGAGAAAAAGGAGCAGAATTATTTTCATCTGTTTTACCAACGTATGAAAAAATAGTTAACAATAAAATTAAAGTGACTCTTACCCAAAATCAATTTGACGCTCTTGTATCGCACACATACAATACAGGAGGATCCGACACTTTATTTTCTTTAATCAATAAAAAGGCAGATCCTGAAACCATTAAAGGTTGGTTTACTTCGAGATATATTACTGCCGGAGGTAAAGTTTTAAATGGACTCATCCGTAGAAGAAAGGCCGAGGCTGACTTGTTTTTTGGGAAATAG
- a CDS encoding PKD domain-containing protein, with the protein MYTNKILSSIQLSQGAALTTDGDLLTLNNTSAVSGDLYVSDLKTINIESKNYTHFKVYDNFKVKYPSFYDDDKKQIELWELATAQEANSDFQPISNLSDVENKYLLLYLEDYEKEVKPCRGVDCDNHGIQQIRNLKVLVTTAQGIINILGDDSVLPLPDPIDGSITPNRKDRIQPHPLFIEDILRAEKQERVIVERLILEKGVDAKFSSSDVKGLYSAALETNSYGEIVFERINAISQIMGLTIVGHQGFKSALEYCLTQTTGFQYAYDVVKDLMDTYFEIIKLLPKSFTKGFPDLNSFPKHIMLGKLVSNTQLDSFRHQFYNSPVLDDEKATERVKALINRFHQQAQNFRYSSSFEDEAQIKITPSQKLNPLSNKAVPFYYQITKELLKTWNFDKTSNRSFGDNLGYAINFFTPNTQIQDDSLHFNIDKNSFYNIEGHQGMDYQMAFEQIKKIKDELQLGFDIMVLSLEDLVDNKDLYKAYFNEYLEKHPGLEHKRGAERGGTFVIVYESLENPKVFADFSLPYICCTPKIEADLSLPNTVICAEASRIPFKVLPLGGVVKAVVDSELNGVEIIDGKYFFNPKLVSDDLHGQVITFTVNGKPTNCRIKVIAEPKVKVVVDYVFYPEGNSIATTVNFIVSAENGQDITDYTYSWNFWDNDSWVTLQPDSKGYVKYTLYNVVPTRIPTIKVKVNGGGCTQDIEIRDWYDVPLVPSVAIKSIRFSDVNCCQYTIPTVTAKAMGPTSVGLKDVFFKLNGEAQGPSSLIYSWAKLKGPIVTLTGVNTLDLQVDDLVVGEYEFQLTAVDVDSGAFAKSDILFVNVYR; encoded by the coding sequence ATGTATACAAATAAGATTTTGAGTAGTATACAGCTTTCTCAGGGAGCAGCACTAACAACCGACGGCGATTTACTAACCTTGAATAATACAAGTGCGGTGAGTGGAGATTTGTATGTAAGTGATCTAAAAACCATTAACATAGAAAGTAAAAATTATACACATTTTAAAGTGTATGATAATTTTAAGGTAAAATATCCGTCATTTTATGATGATGACAAAAAACAGATTGAACTTTGGGAGTTAGCAACTGCTCAGGAAGCAAATTCTGATTTTCAACCCATTAGTAATCTTTCAGATGTAGAAAACAAATATTTGTTGCTGTATTTAGAGGATTACGAAAAAGAAGTTAAGCCTTGTAGAGGAGTTGATTGTGATAATCATGGAATCCAACAAATTAGAAATCTTAAAGTATTAGTTACCACGGCACAAGGAATTATTAATATTCTTGGAGATGATAGTGTTCTACCTCTACCGGATCCTATAGATGGTAGTATTACGCCAAATAGAAAAGATCGTATTCAGCCTCATCCTTTGTTTATAGAAGATATATTGAGAGCTGAAAAACAAGAGCGAGTTATTGTAGAACGACTTATTTTAGAGAAAGGAGTTGATGCAAAATTTTCTTCTTCTGATGTAAAAGGTTTGTACTCTGCTGCTTTAGAAACAAATAGTTATGGTGAGATTGTTTTTGAAAGAATCAATGCAATCTCTCAAATAATGGGACTTACAATTGTTGGCCATCAGGGCTTTAAAAGTGCATTAGAATATTGTCTTACACAGACAACAGGTTTTCAGTATGCTTATGATGTCGTAAAAGATTTAATGGATACCTATTTTGAAATTATAAAATTGCTTCCTAAATCCTTTACTAAAGGCTTTCCGGATTTGAATTCTTTTCCCAAACACATTATGCTTGGAAAATTGGTGTCGAATACCCAATTAGATTCATTTAGACATCAGTTTTATAATTCGCCTGTTTTAGATGATGAAAAAGCAACAGAAAGAGTTAAAGCATTAATTAATCGCTTTCATCAACAGGCGCAGAATTTTAGGTATTCCAGTAGTTTTGAAGATGAGGCGCAAATTAAAATCACTCCATCTCAAAAACTAAATCCTCTTAGTAATAAAGCGGTTCCTTTTTACTACCAGATTACAAAAGAACTTTTGAAAACGTGGAATTTTGATAAAACAAGCAATCGATCATTTGGAGATAATTTAGGATATGCTATCAATTTCTTTACCCCGAATACACAGATACAGGATGATTCTTTACATTTTAATATAGATAAAAATTCGTTTTATAATATAGAAGGACATCAGGGGATGGATTACCAAATGGCCTTTGAACAAATAAAGAAAATCAAAGATGAGCTGCAGCTTGGATTTGATATTATGGTTTTGTCTTTAGAGGATTTAGTAGATAATAAAGACCTTTATAAAGCGTACTTCAATGAATACTTAGAAAAACATCCTGGATTAGAACATAAACGTGGAGCTGAGCGAGGAGGTACGTTTGTCATTGTCTATGAATCATTAGAAAACCCAAAGGTTTTTGCGGATTTTTCACTTCCATACATCTGTTGTACACCAAAAATTGAAGCCGATTTAAGTTTGCCAAATACTGTTATTTGTGCTGAGGCTAGCCGTATACCTTTTAAAGTGCTTCCTCTAGGTGGTGTTGTAAAAGCTGTTGTCGATTCAGAATTGAATGGAGTAGAAATAATTGATGGAAAATATTTCTTTAATCCAAAATTAGTAAGCGATGATCTGCATGGTCAGGTAATTACCTTTACAGTAAACGGAAAGCCAACCAACTGTAGGATTAAAGTTATTGCAGAGCCTAAAGTAAAAGTGGTGGTTGATTATGTCTTCTATCCTGAAGGTAACTCAATAGCAACAACTGTAAACTTTATCGTTTCCGCAGAAAATGGACAAGATATTACGGACTATACGTATAGCTGGAATTTCTGGGATAATGATAGTTGGGTTACTCTGCAACCTGATTCTAAAGGATATGTTAAATATACTTTATACAATGTGGTTCCAACAAGAATTCCAACAATAAAGGTAAAAGTGAATGGTGGTGGATGTACTCAGGATATAGAGATAAGAGATTGGTATGATGTTCCTCTTGTGCCTTCTGTTGCAATAAAAAGTATCAGATTCTCAGATGTAAATTGTTGCCAATATACCATTCCTACTGTTACGGCTAAGGCAATGGGGCCTACAAGTGTTGGGTTAAAGGATGTTTTTTTTAAATTAAATGGCGAAGCTCAAGGGCCATCATCACTTATCTATTCATGGGCAAAATTAAAAGGTCCAATAGTAACGCTTACCGGAGTTAATACACTTGATCTTCAAGTTGATGATTTAGTGGTTGGAGAATATGAATTTCAACTTACAGCTGTGGATGTTGATAGCGGAGCATTTGCTAAATCTGACATATTGTTCGTAAACGTATATCGTTAA
- a CDS encoding transposase produces MKKIRKNYSLEFKIQAVSLSEQRGNVSLVAQELGICKESLVNWRKLHKEGKLTKEKQIPSDPIREELLRLRKELEETRLERDILKKAVGIFSKRDG; encoded by the coding sequence ATGAAAAAGATCAGAAAAAATTACAGTTTAGAGTTTAAGATCCAAGCAGTATCTTTAAGCGAACAGCGAGGCAATGTATCCTTAGTAGCTCAAGAATTAGGGATTTGCAAAGAAAGTCTAGTCAATTGGAGAAAGCTTCACAAAGAAGGTAAGCTTACGAAGGAAAAACAAATTCCCTCCGATCCCATAAGAGAAGAGCTTTTGAGACTTCGCAAGGAACTTGAAGAAACAAGGCTAGAACGTGACATCTTAAAAAAGGCGGTAGGCATCTTCTCCAAGAGAGACGGGTAA
- a CDS encoding ATP-binding protein, whose amino-acid sequence MEPKQIQKLFTHLEEVITWRINNSSEDFNIGAPKFKTNDHEGFQLGDYISEKELAHQEVVILLMALLPRLDPSLLKRIYLESPNSVLFDLCSTNENGRLFQPTIQAVQYILGGDSISERLKTLDYFGSNSVLIKEELIVFSSSAQEHAPMNSQISVHQEAFNTIIFGSELLPKMSNDFPAEQIHTRRSWTDLILPEITLNELQSIEAWYNSSQTLMEDWDMQKKLKPGFRVLFYGEPGTGKTLAASLLGKYTQRPVFRVDVSMLVSKYIGETEKQLAKLFDKAENKNWILFFDEADAIFGKRTNVKDAHDKYANQEVSYLLQRIETFSGLIILASNFKNNMDKAFTRRFHSCIKFNNPKHEERLRIWQQNLPEQLELSDIDLEQIAKRYELTGSNIMNVIQDVSLKTIASKDPNYKVSVDILLESIKKEYVKEDKIFT is encoded by the coding sequence ATGGAACCAAAACAAATACAAAAATTATTTACTCATTTAGAAGAGGTTATTACATGGCGTATCAACAATTCTTCAGAAGATTTTAATATAGGAGCACCTAAATTTAAAACTAATGATCATGAAGGCTTTCAATTAGGAGACTATATTTCAGAAAAAGAGCTTGCACATCAAGAAGTTGTTATTCTTTTAATGGCTTTATTACCACGATTGGATCCATCATTGCTGAAACGCATTTATTTAGAGTCTCCAAATAGTGTGTTGTTCGACTTATGTTCAACCAATGAGAATGGCAGGCTCTTTCAACCAACGATTCAGGCTGTCCAATATATTTTAGGTGGAGATAGCATTTCAGAACGACTGAAAACGCTGGATTATTTTGGCTCAAATTCGGTGTTAATTAAAGAAGAACTTATTGTTTTTTCAAGTTCAGCTCAAGAGCATGCGCCAATGAATAGTCAAATAAGTGTTCATCAGGAAGCTTTTAATACTATAATTTTTGGTTCAGAATTATTGCCAAAAATGAGCAATGATTTTCCAGCAGAACAAATACATACCCGCCGATCGTGGACAGATTTAATACTTCCTGAAATCACATTAAACGAACTTCAAAGCATTGAGGCCTGGTACAATAGCAGTCAGACTCTTATGGAAGATTGGGATATGCAGAAAAAACTTAAGCCGGGCTTCCGGGTGTTGTTTTATGGAGAACCGGGAACGGGGAAAACTCTTGCAGCCAGTCTTTTAGGAAAATATACTCAACGCCCTGTTTTTAGGGTTGATGTTTCTATGTTGGTCTCAAAGTACATTGGAGAAACAGAAAAGCAATTAGCTAAATTATTTGATAAAGCCGAAAATAAAAACTGGATTTTATTTTTTGATGAAGCAGATGCTATCTTCGGAAAACGAACTAATGTAAAAGATGCTCATGATAAATACGCCAATCAGGAAGTTTCTTATTTGTTACAGCGAATAGAAACGTTTTCAGGGCTTATTATTTTGGCATCCAATTTTAAAAATAATATGGACAAAGCCTTTACGCGACGCTTTCATAGCTGCATAAAATTCAATAATCCAAAGCATGAGGAGCGTCTGCGTATTTGGCAACAAAACTTGCCCGAACAATTAGAACTTTCAGATATTGATTTAGAACAAATTGCCAAACGATACGAATTAACCGGTTCTAATATTATGAACGTAATACAAGATGTAAGTTTAAAAACAATTGCATCAAAAGATCCTAATTATAAGGTAAGTGTCGACATTTTATTAGAAAGTATCAAAAAAGAATATGTAAAAGAAGATAAAATATTTACATAA
- a CDS encoding S24 family peptidase yields MNYLEFKEIRKKLKMKQADIAKSIGVGTRAVQYWEKGERKIPETTAYFITNLLEEQEKKLNDSASPVVFSNLKIMNVPLANQYAQAGYLHSFADEEYIESLPTIPFTDDIEHRGEYMCFEVKGDSMDNGSYESYLEGDIILCRNIRQDYWMSKLHYDKWDFVIVHKEKGILVKRIVNHDVERGIITLHSLNEYYDDFEIHLEDVAKLFNIISTRRKNNRR; encoded by the coding sequence ATGAACTATTTAGAATTCAAAGAAATCCGAAAGAAACTAAAAATGAAGCAGGCTGATATAGCAAAATCTATAGGTGTTGGCACCAGAGCCGTACAATATTGGGAAAAAGGCGAACGAAAAATACCCGAAACGACTGCTTATTTTATAACCAATTTACTGGAGGAACAAGAAAAGAAGCTAAATGACAGTGCATCTCCTGTTGTTTTTTCAAATTTAAAAATTATGAATGTTCCGCTTGCAAATCAATATGCACAAGCCGGTTATTTACATAGTTTTGCAGATGAAGAGTATATAGAAAGCTTACCAACGATTCCTTTTACTGACGATATAGAGCACCGAGGCGAATACATGTGTTTTGAAGTAAAAGGAGACAGCATGGACAACGGATCGTACGAAAGCTATCTGGAAGGCGACATTATTTTATGCAGAAACATCAGACAAGATTATTGGATGAGCAAACTGCATTACGACAAGTGGGATTTTGTAATCGTTCACAAAGAGAAGGGAATTTTGGTAAAGAGAATCGTCAACCACGATGTTGAGAGAGGCATTATCACCCTTCATTCTCTAAATGAATATTACGATGATTTCGAAATCCACTTGGAGGATGTTGCGAAACTTTTCAATATTATAAGTACAAGACGTAAAAACAATAGAAGATAA
- a CDS encoding IS3 family transposase yields MARLHRPLQDHDSLIFHSDRGIQYACTEFTSMVGKNITRSMSGKGNCYDNAVAESFFKTLKTELIYQNKYETRDHAKNSVFEYIETFYNTQRRHSALGNLTIREYQNLMSNQSKNVA; encoded by the coding sequence ATGGCACGACTTCACCGTCCTTTACAGGATCATGATAGCTTAATTTTCCATTCGGACAGAGGGATACAGTATGCGTGCACAGAATTTACTTCAATGGTAGGAAAAAATATTACCCGAAGTATGAGTGGAAAAGGAAATTGCTATGACAATGCTGTAGCGGAGAGTTTTTTTAAAACTCTGAAAACTGAACTTATCTATCAAAATAAATATGAAACTAGAGATCATGCCAAAAACTCTGTGTTTGAATATATAGAAACATTTTACAACACTCAGAGAAGGCATTCTGCCTTAGGAAATTTAACCATAAGAGAGTATCAAAATTTAATGTCTAATCAATCTAAAAATGTAGCATAA
- a CDS encoding IS3 family transposase, which produces MKEHANVFPVGKMCEVLKVSRSSFYHWKKGKSTKLSERRTILSSEIFSIYHWSRGRYGSPRITRELEAKGMRASRPFVAKLMRERDLRSIVKKKFKKTTNSSHRYPVVENYLNQNFQVKNSKEVWVSDITYIRTGQGWLYLTTVIDLFDRKVIGW; this is translated from the coding sequence ATCAAAGAACACGCTAATGTGTTTCCTGTCGGGAAGATGTGTGAGGTATTAAAGGTAAGCAGGAGCAGCTTCTATCATTGGAAGAAAGGAAAATCTACTAAACTATCAGAAAGAAGAACTATTTTATCTTCAGAGATCTTCAGTATTTATCATTGGAGTCGTGGCAGATATGGAAGTCCGCGAATAACCAGAGAACTGGAAGCAAAGGGAATGAGAGCCTCACGTCCTTTTGTTGCCAAACTGATGAGAGAACGTGACCTGAGAAGTATCGTGAAGAAAAAATTTAAGAAAACCACCAATTCTTCCCACCGATACCCTGTTGTAGAGAATTATCTGAATCAAAATTTTCAGGTTAAAAACAGCAAAGAGGTCTGGGTCTCTGATATTACCTATATCCGTACAGGTCAAGGTTGGCTGTATCTCACTACGGTCATTGATCTGTTTGACAGAAAAGTTATAGGCTGGTAA